From a region of the Zonotrichia albicollis isolate bZonAlb1 chromosome 5, bZonAlb1.hap1, whole genome shotgun sequence genome:
- the RNF4 gene encoding E3 ubiquitin-protein ligase RNF4 yields MSTTQRKRRGGTGNSRQARKRSRLMASTAEMASEAEPIELEESAGEEVVDLTCESSDPVVVDLTHNDSIVIVEENQRQRRNLRLRSQRQADSCVLSSDDEDETRDNDVYVADKAARELGPLEEETASSKPSGTVSCPICMDVYSEIVQSGRLIVSTKCGHVFCSQCLRDSLRNANSCPTCRKKLTHRQYHPIYI; encoded by the exons ATGAGCACA ACTCAACGGAAGCGCCGTGGAGGAACAGGTAATTCTAGGCAAGCTCGAAAAAGAAGCAGGCTCATGGCTTCCACTGCTGAAATGGCTTCAGAAGCAGAGCCAATAGAACTTGAAGAAAGTG CTGGTGAAGAAGTAGTAGATCTCACATGTGAATCTTCTGATCCTGTAGTCGTTGATCTAACTCACAATGATTCCATTGTG ATTGTTGAAG AGAACCAACGACAGAGGAGAAATCTGAGGCTAAGAAGCCAGAGACAGGCAGAcagctgtgtgctgagcagtgaTGATGAAGATGAAACCAGAGATAACGACGTGTACGTGGCTGATAAAGCAGCTCGAGAACTGGGACCCCTGGAAGAGGAAACTGCAAGTTCAAA GCCGTCTGGTACTGTCAGCTGTCCAATCTGCATGGATGTCTACTCAGAG attgTGCAAAGTGGACGACTGATTGTGTCAACAAAATGTGGCCATGTCTTCTGCAGTCAGTGCCTCCGTGATTCCCTTAGGAATGCCAACTCTTGCCCAACTTGCAGGAAGAAACTCACTCACAGACAGTATCATCCCATTTATATATGA